A genomic window from Manduca sexta isolate Smith_Timp_Sample1 chromosome 5, JHU_Msex_v1.0, whole genome shotgun sequence includes:
- the LOC115449357 gene encoding uncharacterized protein LOC115449357 isoform X2, with protein MSLGWGSLPLLPLRCVLDHLSTEDALAAMSTCHHWRSAVLLYEGRKETLKLITGSMERNMFLARIFRKHTRKLHIFIEHEAELDKFITFVLPQFFDSVKLSEIIFIGPSYVRSQHISVVKLKRILTETLVFKHANTLKKLAYLGCELDTGKNDHDRYTHKQIEYYSRPLSFSGVNSPADAVLSQNNIGIMAFSALKHIIVDYERIDTSTLETLSRLNNFRQLSLNIVYKKQLNLKPIDWHRLQKLYPRELDVAVNIIAMPFRKFNDVIENVLVEGLPLTSIKVMFCKSIYTALLGHVARRYPVSLRELVWADAPYDSADEGLRHVRPVRDLIEDTYNVNPFILLCWQCMHLQRLVIHGYWVWQYDLLGFVRLRKGLTQLEVSAVYSRQERFCGTPRRCEEGVVRVLAGDAPAPVDHQFLDQVSAYTERAWAPVAWRRLPAGLRARAAAPQRLHYALHEAAHPLGVT; from the exons ATGTCGTTGGGCTGGGGTAGCCTGCCACTTCTTCCACTGAGGTGTGTTCTGGACCACCTGAGCACGGAGGATGCACTGGCAGCGATGTCGACATGCCACCACTGGCGCAGTGCTGTGTTGCTCTATGAAGGAAGGAA ggaaACTTTGAAGCTGATAACGGGCAGCATGGAAAGAAACATGTTCCTCGCGCGGATATTCAGGAAACACACGAGGAAACTGCACATATTCATAGAGCATGAAGCAGAATTGGATAAGTTCATCACATTTGTACTGCCACA ATTTTTTGATTCCGTAAAGTTAAGCGAAATAATATTCATAGGACCAAGCTACGTGCGGAGTCAACACATATCCGTTGTTAAACTGAAGAG AATATTAACAGAAACGTTGGTGTTCAAACACGCGAACACTTTGAAAAAGTTAGCGTACCTAGGCTGTGAGCTGGACACTGGCAAGAATGACCACGACAGATATACA cACAAGCAGATAGAGTACTACTCGCGCCCTCTGTCGTTCAGTGGCGTCAACTCGCCCGCCGACGCGGTGCTGTCGCAAAACAACATTGGCATCATGGCATTCTCCGCTTTAAAG CACATAATCGTAGACTACGAACGGATAGACACGTCGACGCTGGAGACGCTGTCCCGACTGAACAACTTCCGTCAGTTGTCCTTGAACATCGTGTACAAGAAGCAACTGAACCTCAAGCCGATCGACTGGCATCGGCTGCAGAAGCTCTACCCCAGGGAGCTGGACGTGGCTGTGAACATT ATTGCGATGCCGTTCAGGAAATTCAACGACGTGATCGAGAACGTACTAGTGGAGGGGCTCCCGCTAACCTCCATCAAAGTCATGTTTTGTAAATCT ATCTACACGGCGCTGCTGGGCCACGTGGCGCGGCGGTACCCGGTGTCGCTGCGCGAGCTGGTGTGGGCCGACGCGCCCTACGACTCCGCCGACGAGGGCCTCCGCCACGTGCGGCCCGTCCGGGACCTCATCGAG GACACGTACAATGTGAACCCGTTCATACTGCTGTGCTGGCAGTGCATGCATTTGCAGCGGCTCGTCATACACg GCTACTGGGTATGGCAGTACGATCTGCTCGGTTTCGTGCGCCTGCGCAAGGGTCTGACGCAGCTGGAGGTGTCGGCGGTGTACAGTCGCCAGGAGCGGTTCTGCGGCACTCCGCGCCGCTGCGAGGAGGGCGTCGTGCGTGTGCTCGCGGGCGATGCGCCTGCGCCTGTCGATCATCAGTTTTTGGAT CAAGTGAGCGCGTACACGGAGCGTGCGTGGGCGCCGGTGGCGTGGCGGCGCCTGCCCGCCGGCctgcgcgcgcgcgccgccgcgccgcagcGCCTGCACTACGCGCTGCACGAGGCCGCGCACCCGCTCGGCGTCACGTAA
- the LOC115449357 gene encoding uncharacterized protein LOC115449357 isoform X1, with protein sequence MSLGWGSLPLLPLRCVLDHLSTEDALAAMSTCHHWRSAVLLYEGRKETLKLITGSMERNMFLARIFRKHTRKLHIFIEHEAELDKFITFVLPQFFDSVKLSEIIFIGPSYVRSQHISVVKLKRILTETLVFKHANTLKKLAYLGCELDTGKNDHDRYTHKQIEYYSRPLSFSGVNSPADAVLSQNNIGIMAFSALKHIIVDYERIDTSTLETLSRLNNFRQLSLNIVYKKQLNLKPIDWHRLQKLYPRELDVAVNIIAMPFRKFNDVIENVLVEGLPLTSIKVMFCKSIYTALLGHVARRYPVSLRELVWADAPYDSADEGLRHVRPVRDLIEQDTYNVNPFILLCWQCMHLQRLVIHGYWVWQYDLLGFVRLRKGLTQLEVSAVYSRQERFCGTPRRCEEGVVRVLAGDAPAPVDHQFLDQVSAYTERAWAPVAWRRLPAGLRARAAAPQRLHYALHEAAHPLGVT encoded by the exons ATGTCGTTGGGCTGGGGTAGCCTGCCACTTCTTCCACTGAGGTGTGTTCTGGACCACCTGAGCACGGAGGATGCACTGGCAGCGATGTCGACATGCCACCACTGGCGCAGTGCTGTGTTGCTCTATGAAGGAAGGAA ggaaACTTTGAAGCTGATAACGGGCAGCATGGAAAGAAACATGTTCCTCGCGCGGATATTCAGGAAACACACGAGGAAACTGCACATATTCATAGAGCATGAAGCAGAATTGGATAAGTTCATCACATTTGTACTGCCACA ATTTTTTGATTCCGTAAAGTTAAGCGAAATAATATTCATAGGACCAAGCTACGTGCGGAGTCAACACATATCCGTTGTTAAACTGAAGAG AATATTAACAGAAACGTTGGTGTTCAAACACGCGAACACTTTGAAAAAGTTAGCGTACCTAGGCTGTGAGCTGGACACTGGCAAGAATGACCACGACAGATATACA cACAAGCAGATAGAGTACTACTCGCGCCCTCTGTCGTTCAGTGGCGTCAACTCGCCCGCCGACGCGGTGCTGTCGCAAAACAACATTGGCATCATGGCATTCTCCGCTTTAAAG CACATAATCGTAGACTACGAACGGATAGACACGTCGACGCTGGAGACGCTGTCCCGACTGAACAACTTCCGTCAGTTGTCCTTGAACATCGTGTACAAGAAGCAACTGAACCTCAAGCCGATCGACTGGCATCGGCTGCAGAAGCTCTACCCCAGGGAGCTGGACGTGGCTGTGAACATT ATTGCGATGCCGTTCAGGAAATTCAACGACGTGATCGAGAACGTACTAGTGGAGGGGCTCCCGCTAACCTCCATCAAAGTCATGTTTTGTAAATCT ATCTACACGGCGCTGCTGGGCCACGTGGCGCGGCGGTACCCGGTGTCGCTGCGCGAGCTGGTGTGGGCCGACGCGCCCTACGACTCCGCCGACGAGGGCCTCCGCCACGTGCGGCCCGTCCGGGACCTCATCGAG CAGGACACGTACAATGTGAACCCGTTCATACTGCTGTGCTGGCAGTGCATGCATTTGCAGCGGCTCGTCATACACg GCTACTGGGTATGGCAGTACGATCTGCTCGGTTTCGTGCGCCTGCGCAAGGGTCTGACGCAGCTGGAGGTGTCGGCGGTGTACAGTCGCCAGGAGCGGTTCTGCGGCACTCCGCGCCGCTGCGAGGAGGGCGTCGTGCGTGTGCTCGCGGGCGATGCGCCTGCGCCTGTCGATCATCAGTTTTTGGAT CAAGTGAGCGCGTACACGGAGCGTGCGTGGGCGCCGGTGGCGTGGCGGCGCCTGCCCGCCGGCctgcgcgcgcgcgccgccgcgccgcagcGCCTGCACTACGCGCTGCACGAGGCCGCGCACCCGCTCGGCGTCACGTAA